Below is a genomic region from Rhizobium sp. 007.
GTCCAAGGAGGAATTGCGGCGTGCCTGGCCCCAAGGCGGTCTCCTGCGCCCTGCCGAGCCCGATCCTCCGCTGATCCTTGCAAAGATCGAATTCGGCTCCGTGCCGCTTGAAGCGCCGCAACCTGACCTGATCGTAACGTCTTCGATCTCGCCGGACCGCCGCTGACGAGCGGTGGCGTCCAATCGAACCGGGTCTTCAGGGCATGCCGGATGGTAAAGGGAAACACCCTGTTAACCAATGCAGCCGGAAGTGGGGCAAGCCCGGAACCGTTCTGGGATGAAACCGTTCCCGCTTCGGGAGGTGCTGCGTCATGAAAAGGGCTATTTGGGATACTCCAATCACTCTTGAGGATCCGGTAACGGGCACTATGCGAACGGTCAAGACCGTGCGGCAAGCCAAGTCGATGCTTGATCGTTCCTGGCCGGCTTATCATGGAAGCCAGTACCGACGAGCAGAGCAGATATGTGACGACGCTCTTAATGGCGGGTGCGACGGGACCAAAGCCCGACAAGCATTCATTGCTGCAGCGGTCGAAGCGCACTTCCGTTTAAGCTGAACAGAAAGTTCCGCCGCCGTATGGGCAGCCGGCAAACCAGCGCGGGCTAACGTCCGATCAAGACGTGTATGCTGCCGTGCGCAGGCAGTCCGCGATAGATCAGCGGCTGGTGCTTGCGGCAGTACCATCGTGTGGCGCCGGTGCTCTCCTCGAAGCCGTAACAGCCCCATTGCGTGCAACGGATGCCACTTGCATCTTCATGGTCGCAGTAATGGTTCTCATGGACGTTTGCACCCGGCGCTGTCGTGTGTCCTTCGAGACTCATCCTGGCAATCCTTCCAAGAGCGGTATTAAGCGCGTCCATTTTCGTTTGGGCAATCTCTGGAAATGCACGTCCAATGCTCTAGTTCCTTCCAGGGATCGCAATACCCATGACTTCGCGACCAAACCGTGAACTCTAGATGACCATGCCTCCGATAGGTTTTGTTTTCCGGCGCATTTTGATTGCTTAATTGAAATTGCGCTGGAACTTACCAACACTGAAAAGTTCTGCACATCCTGTCACGAGAGCTCACCCGCACCATTCATTTGTCCAAGCGTTCCGGCGTCACGTGCCGCACCAATGGACAGACAAGATCGCCCGCAAGATGCCAGCCTCCAAGGAGGTGTAAGGTAACGATCAACACACGACCGAGTCTCTCGACAAACGCCTCGAGCTTGGCAGGCAATTCGCCGATCGATGACCTCACCCATGCTTTGGACAAAATTCACGCGGGGCGTTCTAAGCCGAGGGCCGTGTGGCAGTCGTGAGACGATTTTCAGTATCGCGGTTCGGGCCTGGACGCGACATAGATCGCGGCAACCGCCATCAGAACTCCAGCGCCAACCATCGCAATTGCTGAAGGTCTGAAAAATACGAGCAGAATGAGAAAGCTGCAAATCATCGAGATACAGGCGACAAGCTTATGACGTCGCCGGATCGCCCCTTGGCGCCGCCAATTTCGCAGTGGCTCGCCGAAGCGCGGATGGGCAAGCAGCCAGCGCTCAAAGCGCGGGGAGG
It encodes:
- a CDS encoding YbaN family protein, producing MKGHSVRLLFAALGFGFVAIGVIGIFVPLLPTTPFLILAAALFSRSSPRFERWLLAHPRFGEPLRNWRRQGAIRRRHKLVACISMICSFLILLVFFRPSAIAMVGAGVLMAVAAIYVASRPEPRY